One segment of Dolichospermum sp. DET69 DNA contains the following:
- a CDS encoding DUF29 family protein, protein MTQELIDLRNSIVEQRYTDALAIVDELEGMSKQAILRNIQAFLRILLIHLIKNQIEQRLTNSWVASIRNSLIEIKKVNLKENKKSYYINQDEWDNWLEDEIELAIADASLEVLNGIYNEFQLAEIVNRNEVTSIARKFLQLTYIYSVKELPKTIAELLIQLPGGEDWKLGKR, encoded by the coding sequence ATGACACAGGAATTAATAGACCTCAGAAATAGTATTGTAGAACAACGTTACACCGATGCTTTAGCTATTGTTGATGAATTAGAGGGGATGAGTAAACAAGCGATTTTACGAAATATTCAAGCATTTTTGAGAATTTTGTTAATTCATTTAATTAAAAACCAAATAGAACAACGATTAACTAATTCTTGGGTTGCTTCTATTCGTAATTCATTGATAGAAATTAAAAAAGTAAATCTCAAAGAAAATAAAAAATCCTATTATATCAATCAAGATGAATGGGATAATTGGTTAGAAGATGAAATTGAATTAGCCATAGCTGACGCTAGTTTAGAAGTGTTGAATGGGATTTATAATGAATTTCAATTAGCAGAAATAGTCAATAGAAATGAAGTAACTTCTATCGCTAGAAAATTTTTACAATTGACTTATATATATTCTGTGAAAGAATTACCGAAAACTATTGCTGAACTGTTAATTCAGTTACCTGGTGGTGAAGATTGGAAATTAGGGAAAAGGTAA
- a CDS encoding ferredoxin:protochlorophyllide reductase (ATP-dependent) subunit B — protein sequence MKLAYWMYSGPAHIGTLRITSSFKNVHAIMHAPLGDDYFNVMRSMLSRERNFTPVTTSVVDRNVLARGSQEKVVDNIVRKDAEEHPDLIVLTPTCTSSILQEDLHNFVERAQLDAKGDVMLADVNHYRYNELQAADRTFQQIVQYYIEKARKKGELPTEKTVKPSVNIFGISTLGFHNNHDCTELKRLMADLGIEVNSVIPEGASVHELKNLPKAWFNLVPYRELGLTTAKYLEEQFGTPYVDITPMGVVETARCIRKIQQVINVQGGEVNYENFINEQTLHVSQAAWFSRSIDCQNLTGKKAVVFGDNTHAAALTKILTREMGIHVVWAGTYCKYDADWFREQVSEYCDEVLITDDHGEIGDAIARVEPSAIFGTQMERHVGKRLDIPCGVIAAPIHVQNFPIGYKPFMGYEGTNQITDLIYNSFTLGMEDHLLEIFGGHDTKEVITKGISAESGLNWTKDGQAELNKIPGFVRGKVKRNTEKFARERGFKDISAEVLYAAKESVGA from the coding sequence ACGAATTACCAGTTCTTTTAAAAACGTTCATGCAATTATGCACGCGCCCCTGGGTGATGATTACTTTAACGTCATGCGTTCCATGCTATCGCGGGAGAGGAATTTTACCCCAGTTACAACCAGCGTCGTTGACAGAAACGTCTTAGCCCGTGGTTCTCAAGAAAAGGTAGTAGATAACATCGTCCGCAAAGATGCTGAAGAACACCCTGATTTAATTGTTTTAACTCCTACCTGCACTTCCAGTATTTTGCAAGAAGATTTGCACAACTTTGTAGAAAGAGCGCAGTTGGACGCAAAAGGGGATGTAATGCTGGCGGACGTGAACCATTATCGCTACAACGAACTACAAGCCGCAGATAGAACTTTCCAACAAATCGTCCAATATTACATTGAGAAAGCCCGCAAAAAAGGCGAACTACCCACAGAAAAAACTGTCAAACCTTCAGTTAACATCTTTGGTATTTCTACTCTGGGTTTCCACAATAACCACGACTGCACCGAACTCAAGCGGTTAATGGCTGATTTGGGAATTGAGGTAAATTCTGTTATTCCTGAAGGTGCAAGCGTTCATGAGTTGAAAAATCTGCCGAAAGCTTGGTTTAACTTAGTTCCTTATCGGGAATTGGGGTTAACTACAGCTAAATATTTAGAAGAACAATTTGGAACTCCCTACGTAGATATTACGCCAATGGGTGTGGTGGAAACCGCTAGATGTATCCGTAAAATTCAGCAGGTAATTAATGTTCAAGGTGGTGAGGTTAATTATGAAAACTTCATTAATGAACAAACTTTGCACGTATCCCAAGCGGCTTGGTTTTCCCGTTCTATTGACTGTCAGAATTTGACTGGGAAGAAAGCTGTAGTCTTTGGTGATAATACCCATGCGGCGGCTTTAACGAAGATTCTAACGCGGGAAATGGGGATTCATGTGGTGTGGGCGGGTACTTATTGCAAGTATGATGCTGACTGGTTTAGGGAACAGGTAAGCGAATATTGCGATGAAGTATTAATTACAGATGATCATGGTGAAATTGGGGATGCGATCGCTCGCGTTGAACCTTCTGCTATATTTGGTACACAGATGGAACGTCACGTAGGTAAACGTTTGGATATTCCCTGTGGTGTGATTGCTGCACCAATTCACGTGCAGAATTTCCCTATTGGTTACAAACCTTTTATGGGTTATGAAGGGACAAATCAAATCACCGATTTAATCTACAATTCCTTCACTTTGGGAATGGAAGATCACTTATTAGAAATCTTTGGTGGACACGATACAAAGGAAGTAATTACCAAAGGAATTTCTGCTGAATCTGGTTTGAATTGGACAAAAGATGGCCAAGCAGAATTGAATAAAATTCCTGGTTTTGTGCGTGGGAAGGTGAAGCGAAATACCGAAAAGTTTGCCCGTGAACGTGGGTTTAAAGATATCTCGGCTGAGGTATTATATGCTGCTAAGGAGTCTGTAGGGGCTTAG
- a CDS encoding universal stress protein — protein MLARLQSAIGRDDLIEQMVLIPESQKSFSKRGSKAKSANLIVGYDGSPQSHTALDIACWIAYQTSLATNSQVTVQAVYVVEENLNHQSFDIFNVAGNKPPLECELSNISKPVTLRLNQPKGTAILTQLERESRISIKEADRILWQAKTLAEEWQGSFKSHLRFGNLAKELKKVVQLETADILFLGCQSSNHPIIATLGKNFPCAVLGIPHCIDE, from the coding sequence ATTTTAGCACGTTTACAAAGTGCTATCGGTCGTGATGACCTAATTGAACAAATGGTATTAATACCAGAATCTCAAAAATCTTTTTCCAAAAGAGGTTCAAAGGCAAAATCAGCTAACTTAATTGTCGGCTATGATGGTTCACCTCAAAGTCATACAGCCCTAGATATTGCTTGTTGGATTGCCTACCAAACGAGTTTAGCCACTAACTCTCAAGTTACAGTTCAAGCCGTTTATGTAGTAGAAGAAAACCTCAATCATCAATCTTTTGATATATTCAATGTTGCTGGAAATAAACCTCCATTAGAATGTGAATTAAGCAATATATCAAAACCAGTGACATTGCGATTAAATCAACCAAAAGGAACAGCAATTTTAACGCAGTTAGAAAGAGAATCTAGAATTTCTATCAAGGAAGCAGACAGAATTTTGTGGCAAGCAAAAACTCTAGCCGAAGAATGGCAAGGTTCGTTTAAATCTCATTTGCGGTTTGGCAATCTTGCTAAAGAACTAAAAAAAGTTGTGCAATTGGAAACTGCTGATATTCTCTTTTTAGGCTGCCAATCTAGTAATCATCCAATAATTGCAACACTAGGTAAGAATTTTCCTTGTGCAGTTTTGGGTATTCCCCATTGTATTGATGAATAA
- a CDS encoding transaldolase has product MPKNLLEALRAVTVVVADTGDIQSIEQFKPQDATTNPSLITAAAQMPEYQAIVDQTLLKAKKDAGAGASQAQVVSLAFDRLAVSFGLKILQIIPGRVSTEVDARLSYDTDATVAKARDLIAQYKAAGISKERVLIKIASTWQGIKAGEILEKEGIHCNLTLLFGLHQAIACAESGITLISPFVGRILDWYKKDTGRDSYPAAEDPGVLSVTTIYNYYKKFGYKTEVMGASFRNIGEITELAGCDLLTISPGLLTELQNTVTELPRKLDPAKVADLSIAKISLDQATFDQMHNGDRMASDKLAEGIDGFTKALISLEKLLAERLASLESEKVTA; this is encoded by the coding sequence ATGCCTAAGAACTTACTAGAAGCACTACGGGCAGTAACCGTTGTGGTAGCAGATACTGGAGACATCCAATCAATTGAACAGTTTAAACCTCAAGATGCTACTACCAATCCCTCACTGATTACTGCTGCGGCACAAATGCCGGAATATCAGGCTATTGTTGATCAAACTTTACTCAAAGCTAAAAAAGATGCAGGCGCTGGTGCTAGTCAAGCACAAGTTGTATCTCTAGCTTTTGACCGCTTGGCTGTATCCTTTGGATTAAAGATTTTACAAATTATTCCCGGTCGCGTTTCTACAGAAGTAGATGCTCGCTTATCCTATGATACAGATGCTACTGTAGCTAAAGCCCGGGATTTAATCGCTCAATATAAAGCTGCTGGTATTTCCAAAGAGCGGGTTTTGATTAAAATTGCCTCTACTTGGCAAGGTATCAAAGCTGGGGAAATTTTGGAAAAAGAAGGTATTCACTGTAACTTAACTTTACTATTTGGGTTGCACCAAGCGATCGCCTGTGCTGAATCTGGTATCACCCTAATTTCTCCTTTCGTTGGTCGGATTCTTGACTGGTATAAAAAAGATACTGGCCGGGATAGTTACCCCGCAGCGGAAGATCCAGGAGTTTTATCTGTAACCACCATTTATAACTACTATAAGAAGTTTGGTTATAAAACTGAAGTGATGGGCGCTAGTTTCCGTAATATTGGCGAAATTACTGAATTGGCTGGTTGTGATTTGCTGACTATTTCTCCCGGTTTGTTAACAGAATTGCAAAATACTGTTACCGAATTACCCCGCAAACTTGATCCTGCCAAGGTAGCCGATTTATCAATTGCCAAAATCTCTCTTGATCAAGCTACTTTTGATCAAATGCACAATGGCGATCGCATGGCTTCTGATAAACTCGCAGAAGGTATTGATGGTTTCACTAAGGCTTTGATTTCTTTGGAAAAACTATTAGCCGAAAGATTGGCTAGTTTAGAAAGTGAAAAGGTAACTGCTTAA
- the gap gene encoding type I glyceraldehyde-3-phosphate dehydrogenase, giving the protein MTKLKIGINGFGRIGRLVLRAGLTNPNIEFVGINDLVPPDNLAYLLKYDSTHGRLKSNVEAREDGIVIEGHFIPCVSMRNPAELPWGKLGVDYVVESTGLFTDYAGAENHLKAGAKRVVISAPTKEPEKVKTMVMGVNHHLFHPVKDLIVSNASCTTNCLAPIAKVINDNFGLAEGLMTTVHATTATQPTVDGPSRKDWRGGRGAGQNIIPSATGAAKAVALVLPELKGKLTGMAFRVPTPDVSVVDLTFKTTKATSYKEICAAMKKAALGDLAGILGYTDEEVVSTDFQGDTHSSIFDAGAGIELNSNFFKVVSWYDNEWGYSNRVVDLMLSMAQREGLI; this is encoded by the coding sequence TTGACGAAGTTGAAAATTGGTATTAATGGATTCGGTCGAATTGGTAGACTTGTGTTACGTGCTGGTCTTACTAACCCTAATATTGAGTTTGTCGGTATTAACGATTTAGTTCCCCCCGATAACCTTGCTTATCTCCTCAAATACGACTCTACACACGGTAGATTGAAAAGCAACGTTGAAGCCAGAGAAGACGGTATTGTCATTGAAGGTCATTTTATCCCTTGTGTATCCATGCGAAATCCCGCAGAATTACCTTGGGGTAAATTGGGTGTAGATTACGTTGTCGAATCTACGGGACTGTTCACAGATTACGCTGGGGCAGAAAATCACCTGAAAGCAGGTGCAAAGCGGGTAGTAATTTCTGCACCGACAAAAGAACCAGAGAAAGTAAAAACAATGGTCATGGGTGTAAATCATCATCTATTTCACCCCGTAAAAGATTTAATTGTTTCTAATGCAAGTTGCACTACAAATTGTTTAGCCCCCATTGCTAAAGTCATTAATGATAACTTCGGTTTAGCTGAAGGGTTAATGACCACAGTTCACGCTACAACAGCCACTCAGCCCACGGTAGATGGTCCCAGTCGCAAAGATTGGCGTGGTGGACGAGGTGCTGGTCAAAATATAATTCCCTCCGCTACAGGGGCAGCTAAAGCCGTGGCTTTGGTGTTACCAGAATTGAAAGGTAAGTTAACTGGGATGGCTTTTAGAGTTCCTACTCCTGATGTCTCGGTAGTTGATTTAACTTTCAAAACTACTAAAGCTACTTCTTACAAAGAAATCTGTGCTGCGATGAAAAAAGCCGCGTTAGGTGACTTAGCAGGTATTTTGGGTTACACAGATGAAGAAGTAGTATCTACTGATTTTCAAGGTGATACCCATTCCAGCATTTTTGATGCAGGAGCAGGGATTGAACTCAATTCCAACTTCTTCAAAGTTGTTTCTTGGTATGACAATGAATGGGGTTACTCCAACCGCGTCGTTGACTTGATGTTGTCAATGGCACAGAGAGAAGGGTTAATTTAG
- the pyk gene encoding pyruvate kinase, translated as MRRTKIVCTIGPATSSPEKLEALVRAGMNMARLNFSHGAHEVHAQAFHHLRRISKDLHKPIAIMQDLCGPKIRLGKLPPEGLMLEAGTEVTFVLQEKGENINELPLPLPTLFAMMRCGEPILINDGRVKLTVTSRDADKIRAHVNIGGLISSHKGVNLPATPLPLSSITEKDLMDLRFGIQLGVDWVAVSFVRSPQDLEPARRMIEGAGSKIRLIAKIERAEAVANLDAILEAADGIMIARGDLGVEVPIYEVPLIQKEIARRCNQAGKPVITATQMLESMISAPDPTRAEATDVANSILDGTDAVMLSGETAMGEYPIAAVQIMHNIALKTETVLQEGNRHSWTPTAGSLTVTESVSQAVCRIAYETGAKAILCNTTSGSTAKLVSKYRPSTPIIALTSDCTAYRQLALSWGVEPLLIQPVHNAEEMFVNVVDTVVESGLVQEGDKVVITSGVPIGQSGTTSLIKVHSIGQPITA; from the coding sequence ATGCGTCGCACTAAAATTGTTTGTACTATAGGCCCTGCTACATCTTCACCTGAGAAGTTAGAAGCTTTGGTAAGAGCGGGAATGAATATGGCGCGGTTGAATTTTTCTCATGGCGCACATGAGGTTCACGCCCAAGCTTTTCATCATCTGCGGCGGATTAGCAAAGATTTACACAAGCCAATTGCAATTATGCAAGATTTGTGTGGGCCAAAGATTCGGTTGGGAAAATTACCACCGGAAGGGCTAATGTTAGAAGCTGGGACTGAGGTGACTTTTGTTTTACAAGAGAAGGGCGAAAATATTAATGAGTTACCCTTACCTCTACCAACTTTATTCGCCATGATGCGATGTGGTGAACCCATTTTAATTAATGATGGTCGGGTGAAATTAACTGTTACCAGTCGTGACGCTGATAAAATCCGCGCCCATGTAAATATTGGCGGTTTGATTTCTTCTCACAAAGGTGTAAATTTACCCGCAACTCCTTTACCTCTGAGTTCAATCACAGAAAAGGATTTGATGGATTTACGATTTGGGATACAATTAGGAGTAGACTGGGTGGCGGTTTCCTTTGTCCGCTCTCCCCAAGACCTCGAACCCGCACGCCGCATGATTGAAGGGGCTGGCTCAAAAATTCGCCTCATTGCTAAAATCGAACGGGCGGAAGCTGTAGCCAACTTAGATGCTATCCTGGAAGCTGCTGACGGTATCATGATTGCCCGTGGTGATTTAGGGGTGGAAGTACCGATTTATGAAGTTCCCCTGATTCAAAAAGAAATTGCTCGTCGGTGTAATCAAGCTGGTAAACCGGTGATTACAGCTACCCAAATGTTAGAGTCAATGATTAGCGCCCCTGACCCAACTCGCGCTGAAGCCACAGACGTTGCTAACTCTATTTTGGATGGTACAGATGCCGTTATGTTATCTGGAGAAACAGCAATGGGTGAATATCCGATTGCTGCTGTCCAAATTATGCACAATATTGCCTTAAAAACAGAAACAGTCCTCCAAGAAGGAAATAGACATTCTTGGACTCCTACAGCGGGTAGTCTGACGGTGACAGAATCAGTATCTCAAGCGGTATGTCGCATTGCTTATGAAACTGGTGCTAAAGCGATTCTCTGCAATACTACCTCAGGAAGCACGGCTAAACTGGTTTCTAAATACCGTCCCAGCACGCCGATTATTGCCCTGACTTCGGATTGTACTGCTTACCGTCAATTAGCATTATCTTGGGGTGTAGAACCGCTGCTGATTCAACCTGTTCACAATGCTGAAGAAATGTTTGTGAATGTGGTTGATACTGTTGTAGAAAGTGGTTTAGTCCAGGAAGGAGACAAGGTTGTGATTACCTCTGGTGTCCCCATTGGTCAATCCGGAACAACAAGTTTAATTAAAGTGCATTCTATTGGACAGCCAATTACGGCATGA